The following DNA comes from Anopheles arabiensis isolate DONGOLA chromosome 3, AaraD3, whole genome shotgun sequence.
CCCGGCTGCGACGTTCGCACTCCCGGATGCCCTTCTTGATCTCGATGTTCTTCAGCAGACTTGCCGACCGAAGGTCCTTCTCGTTGATTTCGTTCTGTATCTTTtctatctgctgctgctcgagccgGGCCAACCGTTGCTTTCGATTGCGCACCTCGATCATCTCGATGGTGCGCTTCTGCCGGATGGCTTTCCGATAGTTGCGCTCCTGCTGATCGAGCAATGATTTGCGGAACACTTTTTCCTGCTCCCAGCACTGCTTGGCCAGGACGGCCTCCTCTAGCTGCTCGAGCTCCTTGATGCGCTTCAGCACCATGCAGTGCAGGATGCGTCGATCGTGATCGGTTAGATCGGCACGGCCCGCGATCGGATCGGCGGATGATGGAGTGGCCGCCTCCGATTGGAGCGAGATTGCGTGCAACCGTCGACAGATGGTGTGGTAGTCGGTGGACATTGCGGAATCGGTACCGGTAGTGTTATCGAGCGAATCCGCCCGACCACGCTGAGAAGCGGAACGCGGTCGTCGGACACCAGACCCACCGGCCGAAGATGGgttcttttttccttcgccACTCGCCACTCCATTGCGAGACCGCTGCCCAGGCCGGCTTTTGTACGACGAAAGATCGCTCGTTGAAAGGCATCTTGTggtgattttattttcaagcaaggcCCCCTTCCTATCAATGTCCGGTTCCGAGGACACTTTTGTCGAGGACGCGCTGGACGCAGCGGTTCGGTTTCGTCGGGTTTTGGCACACGATGCTCGAGCCTTTCGTGGAACTTCAGTCGAGCTTTCCGACCCTGCACCCGTCATGCAGCTAGTGCTACCGAACGGTGTTCCGTCGGTATTATCGTCCGTGCCTTCCCGCCGGTTGCCAtggtgatggcgatgatgatggtgatgatggggAGCCACATGGTTGTGCTGCAACCGGTGGTGCACGTTGTAATTGATGTGCAAATTGTAATTGTAGCAACAGTTGTAACTGAAAAGGGATGAATTGTCGCTACTGCCAGCACCGCCAACGGGGGCGCAACAGCAATTTCGAGCGTGCCTATGGTAACCGCTACCGTCACCACAACTGCTGCTACCCGGTACTGCCACCGATGTATCGGATTGCTCCGAAGCGGGTCGAGCCGGACTCTCGGATTCAAGCGAGTGCACATCGTAATCTACCCGATTGCTATTACAATCGATCTTCGATGAGCGGAATTTGCGTTTCAGCTTACTTTTCAGCTTCCACATGCCACAGGGAAAGAGAGTTTTAATCGCAAAAAATGCCGACCGTTTCACTTGCACTTTCGAAACGTGTGCGCCCAACTAACGATAACAATAACATGAACGTTCCAGACTACTGCTGGAGGGCACCCGGGCTGAATGTTTTTCGTTTATCGACCTAACGTTGGCAAACATGACGCTCCTTTAGACAAAAGCCCCATTCCTTGCCATGGCAACCCGGGTGAGGTAAAGGTGGTAAAGGGTTGCTAGTGACTACCTATGACGACGGTATTTCTGTAAAGAGTTTTCTATCGTTATTCCGTAAATGGAATTGGCTGGGGGGTGTAGATACATGTGTGGAAATAATTAGACAATTACATTGCAGAAATTGAATGTTTACAAATAGATGCGAGGGGAATTGTGATGGAATTTGTAATACAAAACGGAAATAACGATAAAGCGAACAATTGTCTGCTATGGCAAGTCAGTCATTTCCATTGGATACTTTCAACTGGCACAGCTCAAACGAAATTTTGGGGTCAGTACTGGACCAGACGTTATTTTGACTGATAAATTTAGAACCATCATTGATATCTGATAAAACATACTATGTAGATGAAGCGTTAACAATAATtctataataaaatattattttctttcgcttATGAAATTAAGTAACATAAAAATCCAGATATTTGCCCTTTTAACGTAAAAAACGTTTAAAtactttgttttctttttattccgTGTAATTTGCTACATTCCTTGTCGATGGTAACTCTACCAGGAATAAGCAAATGTACACGGAGAAAAGGGGCTTGTTGTTTGGTTACTATACTTGGATGTTAGTGCAAGTAACCGAACGTTTTATACACGGTAACACTCACTACTTCCATTGATGGTGGGTGAAGTAACGAACGTTACCATGCGGTCGAGCCACcagtgacagagagagaaCCCGATCACACGATGCTGTTGCTCGGGAGCTTTTGGTACTGCAGTAGCTTATGGGTCGGCAATCGTCACCTCAACCTCTACACCAGGTTCCATGTTAATCGAGGTGATTTGTTTCACGATTTCCGATGGCGAGTGCAGATCGATGATACGCTTGTGGATGCGCATCTGGAAAAAAGCAGTAAAGAAGGATCGATTGTTTAGTACAAACAATAGCGAGCAGCAGAGCAATGCACCTGCGGCAGTGCGAAGCGAGGAAATGTCCGAGACCAATGGAGACTTGAAAAATTATGAACCATTGATCAAGCACTATGACGTAGGACGATTTTATCTTGGCCGGTTTTTCGAAAGTGCGGTTACCAGTGACTACGAGAGCCCCAAAACGGACACTTTGGTTTTAAACTTGCCGTACCCGGGGAGGGCGATATATGCAGATTGTGCAAACTGAACGTACCTGGAAACGATCCCACGTCTTGGAACCCTCACCGCAAGGAGTCTTACGGGTGGTGATGCGAAGGATCTTGGTCGGCATGCGAACTGGACCCTGAAGGAAGTGGCGAAAAAAGTAGCGAATTAGTTTTGTCTGTTTACACATCCacaacaaagaagaaaaagtgcaACAGAAACACTTACCTTCACACGCAGCTTCTGCTTCTTGGCTCCGGCAATCAGATCGGCACACACTTTCTCCAGGCTGCGAACATTCCGGGAGGTCAGCGTGATACGGATGCGGTGCACGGTCGCGGTCTCAACGACCGGCTTCTCAATGTCCTTGGTAGCTACGGCAGCCTAAGAAAATAAggaaaaatcagtaaaataatcACTCCTGAATCTGTGACACGTGTAGCTAAAAAACACAGCCAGTCCCGCGCGCGGATACCCGCAGAAACCTAACCTAGCTTATGCCATCACGATTGTTTTAACAAAAGTGGCCTCATTCAGCGGATTTACCCCCATTATCAATCGTTTTAATCGCAGCATAGGGTGTAATATTTACCATATTTATCTTCGATTGAAGAGAAGAGTTTTCTGGTCGAGATAATCAACAAAAGATTGACCAGCGCTGAACCAGTCCAAACCTCTCTGTTGTACAACTTTTGACGAAATGGACGAGTGGAGGTGAGCGCTTCAACCTCATCTGTCATTAGCtggctagaaaaaaaaataccggTTGGGAATATTGTCTGTTCGGAGAATATCGTACTTGAATCATGCAAAGGGTAAAGGCAAATAAACTGAAAAAAGATATACGTAGGGTGCAAATCGAAGGTAATTCAAGTCAACCATCGGTTATATCCTTAAATCGCATTCTCAACTATGCGTTTTTGGAGGAATGTGTTCTGTAATTTATTTACGTTTATCCGTAAAACCTATGGGAGTTTTTAGCattgaaaaaacaacacaatttttgacattaattttcaaaaacatcGAGAGTACTGATTGATTAGAAACAAAGTGAAAACGGTTGTAAGCATAAAATCAACGTTCTGCTCAGCCCTGCACGCTGCATGACAGTTGACAGTTGCGGCGAAGCGCGTTGCGAACTTCCGGGCCAGAAGGGTAACAACTGTCAATGCCGAACTCCTCTCGCTCTTTTTCCGGGCATCTTTGATGTGCTAGTGGACACATTTCGTTGTGAACCCAAATAAAAATCGCTGTAAGTGTTGCTGAAAATGTGCCAATTCCTTCGATTTGCCGCTCAACCGATAGACGAATGGTGGCCACACGCGACGAGTGTCGATTGCCGATGGCTTGTGGAAGCTTTTATTGGAGAAATGCGTCGATTTGTGAAACCGTGTACCGAATGCGATTCGCCGTTCCCGGTGGTTGATGTTGTCAGAAGCGGGAGGGAAGAATGTTGATGACATGACACCCCGGTGTGGCCGTGGACAGGGCGTATATCGTGTTGCATGCGCTATCGAAGATGGAATTGGCCAGAGCCAGGTTATTGTTGTTGAACGTAGTAAACAAGTATTAATGTGATGGTTTTCTCTTACCCCCCCTCTTCCTTTTTAGATGGTGTTCGGTTCCAAGGTGATCAAAGCCGGCAACGGCGAACCCGATGCGTTCGAGACGCAGATCGGCCAGGCCATCCTGGAGCTGGAGATGAACTCGGATCTGAAGCCGCAGCTGCGTGATCTGTACATCACCCGCGCGCGTGAGGTCGAGTTCAACAACAAGAAGGTAGGCGCGCGCGCACCGGACACGGGAAGAGAATCGAACTCTGGTGGCtgatttgtgtgttgtgtttgggtTTGCATTTTAGGCGATCATCATCTACGTGCCGGTGCCGAAACAGAAGGCCTTCCAGAAGGTACAGACCCGTCTGGTGCGCGAGTTGGAGAAGAAGTTCTCCGGCAAGCACGTCGTGTTCATTGCCGAGCGCCGCATTCTGCCCAAGCCGATGCGTGGACGCCGCGACCCCAACAAGCAGAAGAGACCGCGTTCCCGAACGCTCACCGCCGTGTACGATGCCATCCTGGAGGATCTGGTATTCCCGGCGGAGGTGGTCGGCAAGCGTATCCGCGTCAAGCTCGACGGATCCCAGCTGATCAAGGTGCACCTGGATAAGAACCAGCAGACCACCATCGAACACAAAGTGAGTAGCTGTTAGAAGCGGGGGAATGGTGTTGCATGTTAAAGCTTGAATATCCCTCTGTATTCAGTGACTCAATTCCATTCGAGTTGATTATTTCGTATCCTTCGATGTTGTGTATtaatgttgtgtgtttgttatttttcttgcAGGTTGACACTTTCGCGTCGGTGTACAAGAAGCTGACTGGCCGTGACGTTACGTTCGAATTCCCAGAGAACTACCTGTAAAATATAAGGGTTGCGTGCTAGTGGATAGCCGAAGTTTGCAGCAGCTACAGCACTTGATTATTGGAGTGTTTGTGCTACTGGAATGTGAAAGATCGGAGAAATCGGGGTGGACGCAGAAAAGCCGTTAAAAATatccaacaaataaaaacctgTATGGATAGGAAAACTTAACCTCCTCACTTCATGAAGAGATGATTTGAAACCGAAACGTGATTTATAGCGGGGGAACATTTCACCTAACGGGAATGAATCCATTTTCATTCGTGTCGTTTCCGTTCCGTGTTGGTGGTGAGAAAAGGTGCAAATGTTCCAAAGGAAGCCGGTTAAATTAATTCAGTGTGGATTTCAGAACATGGAGTGAAAGGTCAATCAGCAAATCAGTTTTTCATCACTAGCCAAGGGGTTGTCAGTGATCTTCCACTGTTACTTTTTGCTTGTATGGAACGATCGGATCAATTTCGTTCAGCTTTCTGTTCTATTTGGCAATACCCGTTCCTAGCAGCTTAATTCAAAGTAAATCAACGGCCAAAAGGATCTAAATCGGTCATTTAGAGAGAATTGAATGTAATGGTCAGCCAATGAAGCATCGATGCTCAACATAGCTTGGCCAGGTTTGGGAAGATTTCACATGGAAAAGGCCAAAAAGCTATATAAATACGGTACATT
Coding sequences within:
- the LOC120902905 gene encoding myotubularin-related protein DDB_G0290005 gives rise to the protein MWKLKSKLKRKFRSSKIDCNSNRVDYDVHSLESESPARPASEQSDTSVAVPGSSSCGDGSGYHRHARNCCCAPVGGAGSSDNSSLFSYNCCYNYNLHINYNVHHRLQHNHVAPHHHHHHRHHHGNRREGTDDNTDGTPFGSTSCMTGAGSESSTEVPRKARASCAKTRRNRTAASSASSTKVSSEPDIDRKGALLENKITTRCLSTSDLSSYKSRPGQRSRNGVASGEGKKNPSSAGGSGVRRPRSASQRGRADSLDNTTGTDSAMSTDYHTICRRLHAISLQSEAATPSSADPIAGRADLTDHDRRILHCMVLKRIKELEQLEEAVLAKQCWEQEKVFRKSLLDQQERNYRKAIRQKRTIEMIEVRNRKQRLARLEQQQIEKIQNEINEKDLRSASLLKNIEIKKGIRECERRSRELKRLEDATVNQEEKVLDRDIWRQSLVETLEERANRAEGLRRRVMDVYRRRLKIDNQLERKMHAHNLKQTLEQERYKLSLLKERILVRESRFQKFKDSKKRIFDQLKNRAKTTAALRDMVKHTIGPGGGGSSGTVVTVSASNTRPGSVLQHQQRCVSSARSSGSVGMVMDSAALSQRLLDVVRIK
- the LOC120902906 gene encoding 40S ribosomal protein S20; amino-acid sequence: MAAVATKDIEKPVVETATVHRIRITLTSRNVRSLEKVCADLIAGAKKQKLRVKGPVRMPTKILRITTRKTPCGEGSKTWDRFQMRIHKRIIDLHSPSEIVKQITSINMEPGVEVEVTIADP
- the LOC120903665 gene encoding 40S ribosomal protein S7, with product MVFGSKVIKAGNGEPDAFETQIGQAILELEMNSDLKPQLRDLYITRAREVEFNNKKAIIIYVPVPKQKAFQKVQTRLVRELEKKFSGKHVVFIAERRILPKPMRGRRDPNKQKRPRSRTLTAVYDAILEDLVFPAEVVGKRIRVKLDGSQLIKVHLDKNQQTTIEHKVDTFASVYKKLTGRDVTFEFPENYL